AAAGTGGTCTAATGCTTTTTTATCTAAGTCGTCTAATATTATCATATTCAATTAGGAATTAGGAATTAGGAATTAGGAATTAGGAATTGGGAATTAGGAATTGGGAATTGGGAATTAGGAATTAGGAATTGGGAATTAGGAATTGGGAATTAGGAATTGGGAATTAGGAATTGGGAATTAGGAATTAGGAATTAGGAATTGGGAATTAGGAATTAGGAATTAGGAATTGGGAATTAGGAATTGGGAATGATTTGGGCAATTTGTATTCTGAACGAATATTTCTCAAAATTTGAAGTACATCTGTGTATCGGACTGCCCTGCTCCAAAATTCATCTTCAGTTATTTCCAAAGCGTCTAATGTACTAACTGAGATGAAATAGGGCTTTGAGATGATTGATTCAATTTCATCCATTGCCTTTTCACGAAATTCTTCATTAGTGGCATAAATGATACGATCCATCTTAATCTGAATCCAACCGTGTCTGAGGTTCACATCATTTTCTGAAATGTATTCTTTGAGATTATCTATTATCCATTCACTTGAAACCATTGTTATATTTTTAATTCTTAATTGTCCATTTGTAATTGGTTAAAAGAGGCCGCCTAAATCTCTGGCATTTGATTTTTTGATTTTGACTGAATCCATTTGTTCCTGACTGTTGGCATCAACTACTACAGCAATTATTTCATTATGACCACCGAATGAAAAGTCGAATGACTGTGTTGCACCGGGTTCAATAGTGATTATGTTACTGCTGCTGTATGTGATGTTGTTGGCATATAACAGAACTTGTATTATCCTACTTGCAGAAAACAAGTCGTCTGCTTTAGCAGTGGCTTGAATTTTCAAGCCAAACAATTCTCCTGTTACTTCGATGAGTTCCTTTTTGTTGGCAATATTTACTTCCAGCCCTTTGGTAGGAGGTGCGTCTTTGCTGAAAACAAAGTTCGGTATGATGATTTCTTGCGGTGTGAAACCACCGTGAGAAAATCCGTAAACGCCTTTAGATTTAAATGGTCTATGACTTTTGGCTGCATATACATATTTAAACTCACTGTAGGTTTTTTCGAACGGAATCCAATCTGTACCAGACTGATTCTCGGTAGTGCGAATGAATCGTTCATGTACTTCTTTTTTACCTGAAACAATTGGGTCTATTTTATCAGCTTCATCCAATAAGCCTGTCAACACAAAACCGTGGTCGGTTACTAAGTGAACCTGATGATAGCTCATATTGAGCAACAATTGTATTTTTTCGGTCAGCACAATTTCAAACTCTCTGAACAATTTGATAGCACCCATTTGCAATTTTTCTCCGGCACTATCAATGTCTTTGTAAGTTAGCACCAGATAATCTGCTTTGATACCGTAATGCAAGGCTTCTAAATTCATATACATGATTTCCTTTCCGGTGCTTTCTGACAGCCTTTTTTCTCTGTCTTTATGCAATGGAATTACTTCGTTATTACCTACGTACAAAGCACTCATATTATGCTCTGTTTCTGAGGGCATATCGGCCAACATTACATCTAATGACACCTTACACTTCTGCTGTAATTGCGAAGCAATGAAGGCAGCTATTTCATAGCGAACACCATCCCCAACAATGATGGCTGTACCCGGCTTTGCTTGTGCAATCAATTTAGGTAAATAGCCTTGTTGGTTGGATTGGTATTGGTTGCTGCAATCAAACCAATGCTGTAAAAGTTCGTGATTTAAGCTTTCGTAATGCTCCTGAATGGGGCGAACAATGTTTTCTTCTTGTAAAAATTCTGCATAGATATTACGAATTGCTCTGTCTGCTTTATGAAATTGCGTTGTATAAAATGACGATACCTTTTCTAATGAATTACAATGAGCCAAAGGCTTATTGTCAAATTCAAAAAGTGTAATCACATCATCCCACCATTTCGGAACAAAGTTGGTTGCTTTACGGCTTTTTATGCGGTGATGTAGCTTTTGAAGCTTTTCCTTGACGAAAACTTTATCTCTAAAATTAGCTGTGATTTGCAGGAGCTGTTTTTTATCAATTGTCGCAAAGCAATGGTCAGGATGAACATTCCAAATATTCAGATATGGGTCAACTTTATAAGTATTTATGTATTCTTGTAGTGCTTTTGAATACGTGTGGCTGTCTAACCATTTGTGATAAATACGAAGTAGCTCAGGCGAAACATCATTATTGACCAAGCTTGAAAATAAATGATTGACTACTTCTGTTGCTAATGTTTTGGCTGGTACTTTGCGATAAGTTTGACCAATTAGTTCAAATAATTTTTCTTCAAATAGCCGTTTAACATCTGCTTCTTTGTCTTTGAAAAAACCTTCAGGATTACTTAGAAAAGGAATTAACTCATCTTCGATGGAAACCAATTCTTCTAAGTTTTGCAATATCTTTTTCCACCAAGCAAGGTCTTTGCCTATGCCTAATTTGGCAGCCGTTAACAGCATTGGATTTTCCAGTGTGATTTGATGACCTGTACTGGTAAATAGTTTCTTACGCAACCACTCCACAGGATTGGATAAATCTACACAACCGTGAGTGAAGCAATAGTCAAATAAAAAGCTCAATTCTGTTATTGGGCGGTTAACATAGAAAACTA
This is a stretch of genomic DNA from Sphingobacteriales bacterium. It encodes these proteins:
- a CDS encoding PglZ domain-containing protein translates to MTDNWIIQDIEKHIAHRNRVVIIDPSGEYAYLLPYIEKQHYTILKTESSNKEEWQRIKEELMLRYEAESKHKVEKVVFYVNRPITELSFLFDYCFTHGCVDLSNPVEWLRKKLFTSTGHQITLENPMLLTAAKLGIGKDLAWWKKILQNLEELVSIEDELIPFLSNPEGFFKDKEADVKRLFEEKLFELIGQTYRKVPAKTLATEVVNHLFSSLVNNDVSPELLRIYHKWLDSHTYSKALQEYINTYKVDPYLNIWNVHPDHCFATIDKKQLLQITANFRDKVFVKEKLQKLHHRIKSRKATNFVPKWWDDVITLFEFDNKPLAHCNSLEKVSSFYTTQFHKADRAIRNIYAEFLQEENIVRPIQEHYESLNHELLQHWFDCSNQYQSNQQGYLPKLIAQAKPGTAIIVGDGVRYEIAAFIASQLQQKCKVSLDVMLADMPSETEHNMSALYVGNNEVIPLHKDREKRLSESTGKEIMYMNLEALHYGIKADYLVLTYKDIDSAGEKLQMGAIKLFREFEIVLTEKIQLLLNMSYHQVHLVTDHGFVLTGLLDEADKIDPIVSGKKEVHERFIRTTENQSGTDWIPFEKTYSEFKYVYAAKSHRPFKSKGVYGFSHGGFTPQEIIIPNFVFSKDAPPTKGLEVNIANKKELIEVTGELFGLKIQATAKADDLFSASRIIQVLLYANNITYSSSNIITIEPGATQSFDFSFGGHNEIIAVVVDANSQEQMDSVKIKKSNARDLGGLF